A genomic window from Pocillopora verrucosa isolate sample1 chromosome 7, ASM3666991v2, whole genome shotgun sequence includes:
- the LOC136282304 gene encoding polycystin-1-like protein 2, which yields MQFYDVALSEEQIHRVKHLGLDEDECRDQKHNCDVNAQCNNTFGSYNCTCLIGYLGDGVSCLDIDECTANVHNCDPLAVCNNTVGSFYCTCIMGYEGNGTTCVDIDECAISAHNCHGVAHCFNIPGSFSCECRKSYIGDGISCEPVGDFSVTIRNISKDKYQATPVQRSVKSVREALIQGLNKDLTVLKSTFEWSVVSEMELAASESALGTIVSQGTTEWTINKRSLPAGIYQVKFNATLALGDPASPKIFNAFDYGFIEVIAAPLRAIIDGGSSVRWGSKQNVTVNGSLSYDADIGPGIHTELNFSWSCRSGTFVSNTCFGSFLNEGDLNRTIITIDPSKLEIDKTFFLRLNVTKDVRRSSAEMSFTIAAGEVPQVTLRCFIDCGAIVSASNKLRVTSECLNSPCNGSVYEWRLSMLNGSDSWENIPILPNMTSTAVNATNMIIKKNSLQSKSKYNLTLSVISLTGAFGLSVLLFETAGEPHNGYCAPSVSEGVSLETEFTFKCFDWQDTSLPLTYEFALGEAPISYGTSPSSVSTVLPAGSPNEDFHQQVTIVIRNAVGVSLVEKLLIRVKPSSGLDPCSSSPDEVAIKLKGFIVGEGNKLDEFLNKGELSRAVQLGISVFKSANEITECGQQLDPKDIALISNTLISKFTAITPENLEMSRLVMSIVNLAMGLEAKQKCESCSDGGGNSNNNNMELTMQLTDSTAHMMISTLDDPEEPFTPELEQTATSVTGCLTNVLKSAAGSSQDNTDSAVTLSSPEFVKKASEKLSSMSDAFFGRLVPSEDLVLKTPNLAISLKKVTANDAKGLSMGDGPTKFKLPSSLGNIGGGEINAKMQAVHFNPFTWDNSSNKIRSSVTSLELKSNSAEKINVSNLVDDIEILIPISSPPQNSTNGTQHNFLKPNRISVRSYYSELANVPVSLKLGTTKAGIQISLFIKFGKRPTINDFDHNFTMAFISTCDNQTDANATCLIRDGSVTVMPSKPGFLYAGLLSRNPKNESQRSRQRRSCFGNRRERRSCVGVKDPPPKGSLSTVIPKYDPNTDVNYTLTITQSSCLYWSENIEKWTTEGCRVSQDSNTTHLKCLCNHLTSFGGNFIQAPNPIDFDKVFTEFSNLAESGNISVLVTIACFFLLYFAVLIFARRADKRDVDKVCPPKLIPLVKEGAYYYDMVISTGVWKHSATTAKITISIKGENYEQSQIPLREKGEWSELFERGSINGFVLVMKEPIGPLKEIILEHDNSGDNPSWFVESVVIQDRQTEERWVFPINRWLALEKDDGQIEVTVDSKSYSAFSDQVRSRFARKVADSHLWFSVFGKACSSTFTRVQRASCCLSVLFSAMIANAMFYNIGGQSDGAIQVGPFKFSWRQIVIGVQSGIIIAPINLMIAFLFKSSSPRKKGSDKYKVTDEAQRLLDEITDTGCMLPHFFVYLGWFLCFCTTIAAATFTLFYSLMWGKETSEQWLASILISNGQDIFVVQPTKVMIAVMVISFLLTRKNRGKCDEEEETAIDSHAIEIDFSGDDPKQCFKKYQREKMRERSKKEAQLTRVTRDIILHLIFVFLLAIVSYGNKNGNRFLMTTEMRNRFTKFNLVKDAHSLEAWLKNEFILNIYNQAWYNRLEEKNDVYVGNKMSILVGMPWLRQLRIKKDSCRSLSKMIADCYYDYSPENEDKTFLSLPGWIPLSLNTSWPDALQICPRPWRYQSAAELRNDPILASYNSYEGGGYAAVLGYDESTAHGVLDETITNGWLDRQTRAVILEFAVFNINTNLISVATYFYEAIATGAAYTTRRIETLELYSTESGALMFFLIAQFLFMAMVLFYFIVMLIHLYQQRLGFFKSVWNTVDFFMIIFSVASVAFYMIRAKSVLNTIKSIQANPYEIVHFHTALIWLNLENASIAAAVFLVTVKLLNLIRFNPHVIYLFSSFRQSIGYQLSYVLFFLIVFNAFVVTGMQFFGGVVLEYSSYLDAVMSQFEFLLGKAVPIDALRRDKPFIGPTFAFLFCISTTIFLMNMLVSVLNESYGDAKSNAEENAKELEMARFIEERLMDIFHEGSNRTEFKLFCDETIFVNMCLSEAEPFCLNSESIIQCTEERMLKVEKRLIVLTRRTECMEADYLKEENDLTYLLLVMINPSARDWEKK from the exons ATGCAGTTTTATGACGTAGCCTTATCGGAAGAGCAAATACATAGAGTGAAACATCTTGGCCTAG atgaagatgaatgtCGGGATCAGAAACACAACTGTGACGTAAATGCTCAGTGTAACAACACGTTTGGCTCATATAACTGCACTTGTCTAATTGGGTACTTAGGAGATGGCGTGAGCTGTCTAG atatcgatgaatgtaCTGCAAATGTGCACAACTGCGACCCATTGGCTGTTTGTAACAACACCGTTGGATCTTTTTACTGTACATGCATTATGGGGTATGAAGGAAATGGTACAACTTGTGTAG atatcgacgaatgtgCAATATCAGCTCATAACTGTCATGGAGTTGCTCACTGTTTTAACATTCCGGGATCCTTCAGCTGTGAGTGCCGAAAAAGCTACATTGGTGATGGGATATCATGTGAGCCCGTAG GAGATTTCTCAGTGACCattagaaacatttcaaaagacaaaTATCAGGCCACACCTGTGCAGCGCTCAGTCAAAAGTGTCCGCGAAGCCCTGATACAAGGTCTAAATAAAGATTTAACTGTATTGAAAAGTACCTTTGAATGGAGTGTGGTTAGCGAAATGGAGTTAGCTGCCTCGGAGTCAGCATTAGGAACTATAGTTAGTCAAGGGACGACGGAGTGGACGATAAACAAACGATCCTTACCTGCTGGTATCTATCAAGTTAAATTCAATGCTACACTTGCACTCGGAGATCCAGCATCCCCTAAAATTTTCAACGCCTTTGATTATGGCTTCATCGAGGTTATTGCAGCTCCCTTGCGAGCCATTATTGATGGAGGAAGCAGTGTTCGGTGGGGGTCCAAGCAAAACGTCACTGTAAATGGCTCTTTAAGTTACGACGCGGACATTGGCCCTGGAATACATACCGAGCTCAATTTCAGTTGGTCCTGTCGGAGTGGCACTTTTGTAAGCAACACTTGCTTCGGTTCTTTTCTAAACGAAGGAGACTTAAACCGTACAATCATTACTATTGATCCAAGTAAACTTGAAATCGACAAGACCTTCTTCCTACGGCTGAATGTGACTAAGGATGTGAGAAGGTCCTCTGCTGAAATGTCCTTTACGATAGCCGCTGGAGAGGTTCCTCAGGTGACCCTTAG aTGCTTCATAGATTGTGGCGCAATAGTGTCCGCTTCAAACAAGCTCCGGGTGACATCAGAGTGTCTTAATTCTCCTTGCAATGGGTCTGTCTACGAATGGCGTCTGTCCATGCTAAACGGTTCAGACAGTTGGGAAAATATACCTATTTTACCCAACATGACTTCAACTGCTGTAAATGCTACCAATAtgataatcaagaaaaattcattaCAATCCAAATCGAAGTATAATCTAACATTATCGGTAATATCCTTAACAGGAGCATTCGGGCTTTCTGTGCTCCTCTTTGAAACCGCTGGAGAGCCGCATAATGGTTACTGCGCGCCGTCGGTCTCTGAAGGTGTCTCACTGGAGACTGAGTTTACTTTTAAGTGCTTCGATTGGCAGGATACAAGCCTACCACTGACATATGAATTTGCACTTGGAGAGGCGCCTATATCTTATGGCACGTCACCCTCGTCCGTGTCGACAGTGTTACCTGCAGGATCGCCGAACGAAGATTTCCACCAACAAGTCACTATTGTCATTAGGAATGCGGTTGGAGTATCCCTTGTAGAGAAATTGCTTATCCGG GTAAAGCCATCATCTGGCCTTGATCCATGTTCTTCATCACCAGACGAAGTTGCAATCAAGTTAAAAGGTTTTATAGTCGGAGAAGGTAACAAGCTGGATGAATTTCTCAACAAGGGTGAACTCAGCCGAGCTGTTCAACTTGGTATATCTGTTTTCAAGTCTGCAAATGAAATAACCGAATGTGGACAACAATTGGACCCTAAGGACATAGCGTTG ATTTCCAACACATTGATATCAAAGTTTACAGCTATAACACCAGAGAATCTTGAAATGTCTCGCTTGGTTATGTCAATAGTAAACTTGGCCATGGGACTGGAAGCTAAACAAAAATGCGAGAGCTGCAGTGACGGTGGCGGtaacagcaacaataacaatatg GAATTAACGATGCAATTGACTGATAGTACAGCACATATGATGATTTCTACCCTTGACGATCCGGAGGAGCCTTTCACACCGGAGTTAGAACAAACAGCTACAAGTGTTACAGGCTGCCTCACAAATGTTCTCAAGTCTGCTGCAGGCTCGAGTCAGGATAACACAGATTCGGCAGTAACTCTATCTTCTCCGGAG TTCGTGAAGAAGGCCTCCGAAAAGCTGAGCAGCATGAGTGATGCATTTTTTGGCCGCTTGGTTCCATCAGAAGATCTGGTCTTGAAAACTCCAAACTTGGCAATATCGCTGAAAAAGGTCACAGCTAATGATGCAAAGGGACTCAGCATGGGAGACGGACCAACTAAATTCAAGCTCCCGAGCAGCCTTGGAAATATAGGTGGTGGAGAGATAAATGCAAAG ATGCAAGCTgtacattttaaccctttcacttggGACAATAGCAGCAACAAAATCAGATCAAGCGTCACGAGTCTTGAGCTTAAAAGTAATAGCGCGGAAAAGATAAATGTTTCAAATCTTGTCGATGACATTGAGATATTGATTCCCATTTCCAGTCCACCCCAGAACTCCACTAACGGAACGCAGCATAACTTTCTTAAGCCAAATCGAATCTCAGTTCGAAGTTATTACTCAGAACTAGCCAATGTTCCTGTATCTCTTAAGTTGGGTACAACCAAAGCAGGAATACAAATCAGTCTGTttataaaatttggaaaaagacCAACGATAAATGACTTTGACCATAATTTTACAATGGCGTTTATATCTACATGTGACAACCAAACAGATGCTAATGCAACCTGCTTAATCAGAGATGGCTCGGTAACAGTGATGCCCTCTAAGCCAGGTTTCCTCTACGCGGGCTTATTGTCTAGAAACCCTAAAAATGAAAGTCAACGCTCTAGGCAAAGAAGGTCCTGTTTTGGAAATCGTCGTGAAAGACGGTCATGTGTGGGCGTTAAAGATCCACCACCAAAAGGATCCCTTAGCACTGTGATTCCGAAATATGATCCAAACACAGACGTTAACTACACTTTGACCATCACCCAGTCGAGTTGTTTGTATTGGTCAGAGAACATAGAGAAGTGGACCACGGAAGGTTGCCGG GTTAGCCAAGACTCGAACACCACCCATCTTAAATGTCTCTGTAATCATTTAACATCTTTTGGTGGAAACTTCATCCAAGCACCAAACCCAATTGACTTCGACAAAGTTTTTACTGAGTTTTCAAAccttgctgaaagtggcaatatTTCAGTACTTGTGACAATTGcctgttttttccttctgtaCTTCGCGGTCTTAATCTTTGCAAGGAGGGCCGACAAGAGAGACGTAGACAAG gtTTGCCCACCCAAATTGATACCGCTTGTGAAGGAAGGGGCCTATTATTACGATATGGTTATAAGCACCGGCGTTTGGAAACATTCAGCAACAACAGCCAAAATAACCATCAGCATCAAGGGCGAAAATTATGAGCAGAGTCAAATTCCATTAAGAGAAAAAGGGGAGTGGAGCGAGCTTTTCGAACGTGGGAGTATCAACGGCTTTGTGCTCGTAATGAAAGAACCCATTGGccctttaaaagaaattattttggaACACGATAATTCGGGTGATAATCCGTCTTGGTTTGTAGAAAGCGTAGTTATCCAAGACCGTCAGACCGAAGAAAGGTGGGTTTTCCCTATAAATAGGTGGCTTGCGTTGGAAAAAGACGACGGCCAAATAGAAGTTACCGTGGACAGCAAATCTTACTCTGCCTTCTCAGATCAGGTTCGTTCGCGCTTTGCCAGAAAAGTTGCCGACAGTCACTTGTGGTTCTCAGTGTTTGGAAAAGCATGTAGTAGTACCTTTACACGTGTGCAAAGAGCTTCATGTTGCCTTTCAGTTCTGTTTAGTGCAATGATAGCAAATGCCATGTTCTATAACATTGGTGGTCAATCCGATGGTGCTATACAGGTTGGgccttttaagttttcttggAGACAGATAGTCATCGGAGTACAAAGTGGCATTATCATTGCACCGATAAACTTAATGATTGCCTTCCTGTTTAAGTCTAGCAGCCCGAGGAAAAAAGGGAGTGACAAATACAAAGTTACAGACGAGGCTCAACGACTTTTGGATGAAATAACGGACACCGGTTGTATGCTTcctcatttctttgtttatttggGCTGGTTTCTCTGCTTCTGTACGACAATAGCAGCAGCAACGTTTACGCTGTTTTACAGTTTAATGTGGGGAAAGGAAACCTCTGAACAGTGGCTTGCCTCTATTCTAATTTCCAATGGACAAGATATTTTCGTTGTACAGCCCACCAAGGTTATGATAGCAGTCATGGTTATTTCCTTTCTCCTGACAAGAAAGAACAGAGGCAAATGCGATGAAGAAGAAGAGACTGCTATCGATTCACACGCAATTGAGATCGATTTCTCGGGCGATGATCCCAAACAGTGCTTTAAGAAATATCAGCGGGAAAAGATGAGGGAGAGATCTAAAAAAGAAGCTCAGTTAACAAGGGTGACAAGAGACATTATTCTGCATTTAATATTTGTGTTTCTTCTGGCTATCGTATCTTATGGAAACAAGAATGGAAACCGTTTTCTGATGACAACTGAGATGAGAAATCGATTCACTAAGTTTAATCTG GTAAAGGATGCGCACAGTTTAGAGGCATGGTTAAAGAATGAATTCATATTAAACATTTATAACCAAGCGTGGTACAACCGACTCGAAGAGAAAAACGATGTGTACGTCGGGAACAAGATGTCGATATTAGTGGGAATGCCCTGGTTGCGACAACTCagaattaaaaaag ATTCCTGTAGATCGCTCTCGAAAATGATAGCAGATTGTTATTACGACTATTCTCCAGAAAATGAGGACAAGACTTTTCTAAGCCTTCCAGGTTGGATACCTCTCTCCCTCAATACTTCGTGGCCTGATGCTCTCCAAATTTGCCCCAGGCCCTGGCGATATCAATCAGCAGCAGAACTTCGCAACGACCCTATTCTAGCGTCGTACAACTCTTATGAAGGGGGTGGTTATGCAGCAGTCCTGGGATACGATGAAAGCACTGCACACGGCGTCCTCGACGAGACTATTACTAACGGATGGCTTGATCGCCAAACTCGAGCTGTAATTCTAGAGTTTGCtgttttcaatatcaatacaaacttGATTAGCGTTGCCACATACTTTTACGAGGCCATAGCTACTGGTGCAGCCTACACTACAAGGAGAATTGAAACACTGGAGTTGTACAGCACTGAGTCAGGAgctctgatgtttttcttaattgCCCAGTTTCTGTTCATGGCGATggttctcttttatttcatagTTATGTTAATTCACCTTTATCAACAACGCTTAGGTTTCTTCAAGTCTGTTTGGAACACGGTGGACTTCtttatgattattttctctgtagcCTCTGTAGCATTTTACATGATCAGAGCTAAAAGCGTTTTGAACACTATCAAATCCATTCAAGCCAATCCATATGAAATCGTGCATTTCCACACAGCCTTGATTTGGCTTAACCTGGAAAATGCGTCTATTGCTGCGGCTGTTTTCTTGGTGACAGTCAAGCTTCTGAATCTGATTCGTTTTAACCCGCACGTAATATacttgttttcatcttttcgGCAATCTATAGGCTATCAACTCTCGTATGTGCTCTTTTTTCTGATCGTGTTTAATGCATTTGTTGTAACAGGTATGCAGTTTTTCGGTGGTGTAGTATTAGAATATTCTAGTTATCTCGATGCAGTCATGTCTCAATTCGAATTCCTGTTAGGAAAAGCAGTCCCAATAGACGCTCTTCGAAGGGACAAACCTTTCATTGGTCCgacgtttgcatttttgttttgtatatcCACAACTATATTTCTTATGAATATGCTTGTTTCTGTCCTCAACGAATCATACGGTGACGCAAAATCAAACGcagaagaaaatgcaaaagagcttgaaatggcACGCTTTATTGAGGAGCGTTTAATGGACATTTTCCACGAGGGAAGTAATCGGACTGAGTTTAAGTTGTTTTGTGATGAGACAATATTCGTCAACATGTGTCTTTCTGAAGCAGAGCCATTTTGTTTGAATTCTGAAAGTATTATTCAATGTACAGAGGAACGAATGTTAAAAGTTGAAAAACGACTAATTGTTCTCACTCGACGAACAGAGTGCATGGAGGCTGATTATTTGAAAGAGGAGAATGACTTAACTTACCTTTTGTTAGTAATGATAAATCCTTCGGCGCGTGATtgggaaaagaaataa
- the LOC131799254 gene encoding EGF-like repeat and discoidin I-like domain-containing protein 3 produces the protein MESKTIANKQISASSQWDHNEAAHNGRLHFKQSGYKAGAWVALTNDENQWLQIELINPYVKITRVATQGRNGQTTLSWVTSYNLTYSKDGVKFHIYRERGHVEAKNFVGNTDKDTVVYHDLFPPIRAKYIRFRPTAWYRRITMRVELYGCLECQDPFGMENGVISDGQISASSELKAAHAANKARLKASEGTWLPLVNNADQWLQIDLLKNDIIVTRIATQGLNDPKKKKWVTSYNLQYSNDEINFHYYMEQAVKKVFDGNINRNSIVYHDLNPSIVGRYVRFRPIDWNGEIAMRVELFGCSDLDECQEQKHNCHRMAHCNNTVGSFNCTCLQGFTGDGVSCFGMIYDRLHVLKYVSAEPRIPGYKDK, from the exons ATGGAGAGCAAGACCATCGCCAACAAGCAAATTAGTGCCTCTTCTCAATGGGATCACAATGAAGCTGCTCATAATGGTAGACTTCACTTTAAACAATCAGGTTACAAAGCAGGGGCTTGGGTGGCTCTCACAAATGATGAAAACCAGTGGCTCCAGATAGAGCTGATTAATCCATACGTTAAAATAACAAGGGTTGCAACGCAAGGACGAAACGGCCAAACTACTTTGAGCTGGGTAACCAGCTACAATCTAACTTACAGCAAAGATGGAGTAAAGTTCCACATTTATAGAGAACGGGGACATGTGGAGGCGAAG AATTTCGTTGGAAACACAGACAAAGACACTGTTGTGTACCATGACCTCTTTCCACCAATTAGAGCAAAATACATCCGTTTCCGACCGACAGCCTGGTATAGGAGGATAACAATGCGAGTAGAGCTGTACGGCTGTTTAG aatgtcAAGACCCTTTTGGTATGGAAAACGGTGTCATTTCTGACGGACAAATTAGTGCCTCTTCAGAACTGAAAGCAGCTCATGCGGCGAATAAGGCCAGACTGAAAGCTTCAGAGGGAACTTGGCTGCCTCTCGTGAACAATGCCGACCAATGGCTTCAGATTGATTTGCTAAAAAACGATATCATCGTAACGAGAATCGCCACACAAGGACTGAATGATcccaagaagaaaaaatggGTTACTAGCTACAATCTACAATATAGTAACGATGAAATTAACTTCCACTATTACATGGAACAGGCAGTAAAAAAG GTTTTTGATGGAAATATTAACAGGAATTCAATAGTTTACCACGACTTAAATCCCTCCATCGTGGGACGTTACGTCCGATTTCGTCCAATTGACTGGAACGGGGAAATTGCCATGAGGGTGGAGCTGTTCGGTTGTTCAG ATTTGGATGAATGTCAAGAGCAGAAACACAATTGCCACCGCATGGCGCATTGTAACAATACTGTGGGCTCGTTCAATTGCACTTGTCTTCAAGGATTTACAGGAGACGGTGTCAGCTGTTTTGGTATGATATATGACCGACTCCACGTGCTCAAATATGTCTCAGCTGAACCGAGAATACCCGGTTATAAAGACAAGTGA